Proteins co-encoded in one Malus sylvestris chromosome 9, drMalSylv7.2, whole genome shotgun sequence genomic window:
- the LOC126582412 gene encoding uncharacterized protein LOC126582412 produces the protein MAQNVFYFLQFPYSNLESSSCYCSNPIAYLISTPLVLSVVRVLCPLSVVWSFNFFQGMLTRSRYSKLHRMIQEDHIVGSSSGIRVCDKPDFEPHNKRRKEDHIVGSSNGIQVCDKPDFEYQNEGRKKIDNMCSTSTNIVQTSANVVAFDNPNQISKGQANFQKNEKRKCLEICGFGRQKL, from the exons ATGGCTCAAAATGTAttctattttcttcaattccCATATTCGAATTTAGAAAGCAGTAGCTGCTACTGTTCAAATCCAATTGCATATCTTATTTCTACGCCTTTGGTTTTATCGGTGGTTAG GGTTCTCTGCCCATTATCTGTTGTTTGGAGTTTCAACTTTTTTCAAGGCATGTTAACAAGGTCTAGATATAGCAAACTGCATAGAATGATACAAGAAGACCATATTGTTGGTTCTTCCAGTGGTATACGAGTTTGTGATAAACCAGACTTTGAACCTCATAACAAAAGACGAAAAGAAGACCATATTGTTGGTTCTTCCAATGGGATACAAGTTTGTGATAAACCAGATTTTGAATATCAAAATGAaggacgaaaaaaaattgacaatatgTGTTCAACAAGTACAAACATAGTTCAAACAAGTGCTAATGTCGTTGCATTTGATAATCCGAATCAAATTAGTAAAGGTCAAGCCaattttcagaaaaatgaaaaaag gaAATGTTTAGAAATATGTGGATTTGGGAGACAAAAATTATAA